The genomic interval TAGCAATTATCATTGCTATTGTGATTTCTAAGCCTTTAGAAATGAAACTTTTTGAAAAAGAAATTAATCAGGTTTTATTAACTGAAAAGAATCAAATGACGTTGGATAACAAAACTCAGATTGCGCAACAATTTACACCCGAAATTCAAAATATTCAATCAGAAATTGCTGGTTTAAAATCTGAAATCACTTTAAAAGAAAACGAAACCAATGTTTTATATGAAACGTATATAGCGGAAGCGGAAGGCAGAAAAGGAACAAAACTTTTAGGTAAAGGACCTGTTTATAAAGAAAAAAGAGAAAAACACGATGCAGCTTTAGCTGAACTAAGTCAACTTAAAAAAGAGAATGCAGAAAAAATAAAAGAAAAAGAGAAAGCTATTGTAAGTTTAGTTGAAAATCAAAAAACTGTTGAAACAAAAACACAACCAATTATTTCTAATTTTGATGGTTTAATGGCTCGTATTAATGCTTTAAATAAATTACCTTGGTTACCTTCTTTTTTTATATTCCTATTGTTTTTAGCGATAGAAACATCGCCAATATTTGCAAAACTAATTGCACCTAAAGGCGAATATGATTATAAATTGGAAGATAAAGAAACTGCTTTACAAACTTGGGTAGCTCAACAAGTAAATCAACGCGAAGAAATGCTGCAAGCGGATATTGACATCAATAAAAAAATATATTCAGATATTAAAACTGAAGAAGAATTATTTGCCTACAAACAGAAAATGGCTCGTGATTTAATGAAGCTTCAAGCTGATTCTTTCTATAAAAAACAACAAAAAATGTTGTAGTTTCATTCCGAACTTGTTTCGGAATCTCAGTATGAGAAGCTGAAATAAATTCAGCTTGACGTAATAGTAATCACAAAATTTGGCAAATAAGCCAGCGTTAGCGATTGAAACGGCATCCTTTTTAGTTGTCAGTTCGAGTGAATTTGTGAAGAATGAACAAATTTGTGTCGAGAACAAAAACTAAAAAGATATAGTGTAAAGCGCGACCTGAAAGGGAACGTCCAACTTCTCGGCCGTACTCGAAATGACATTCTATTCTTTTTCAGCCATTTTCTTTACATAATCTGTAATAATTACAATCTGAGTTGGCCCAACTTTGCCTTCTATATATTTTGCATTTTCATGATCTAAAGAAATTCTACGCACCGCAGTTCCTTGTTTAGCGACCATGCTAGAGCCTTTTACTTTTAAATCTTTAATCAACACAACACTATCGCCAGCTTGTAAAATAGCACCGTTAGCATCTCTATGGATTATCTTTTCACTCTCATCTAAATGATCTCCAGATTCTTTGGCAAAACGCAAATCATCATCCTCTAAATACATCATATCAAGTAAATCTTTAGGCCAACCTTCGTTTCTTAATCGTGATAGCATTCTCCAAGCAACAACTTTTACAGCTCTAAATTCACTCCACATAGAATCATTTAAACAACGCCAATGATTTGCATTTGTTTCTTCTGGATTGTTAATTTGAGTAACACAAGTTTCGCAAGCTAATAAACTACCATCTACTCCACCACCGCCTGTTAATGTAGGTTTTACTTCATAAATTGATAAATTATCTGTTGCTGCGCATAATTCGCATTGATTGCCACTTCTTTTTTGTAAATCTTCTAATAAACTCATGCTTAAATTTTAGTGGAGTAAAAGTACATATAATAGAAATAGTTTATCTAAATTTAATTAGGTTTGTCTTTCCAGCGAAAGCAGGAATCTATAGTTAGCTTTATATGGATTCCCGATTTCTCGGGAATGACAAAAAAATGAACATCATGTATTTAGAAAGTGAACGACTAATTATTAGAGATGCAAAAGTAAGCGATGCTGCTTTTTATTTTCAATTGTTTAATGATCCTGATTGGATACAGTTTATTTCTGATAAAAATTTAAAATCGGTTGAAGAAACCGAAGTCTATTTAAAAGATATTTTATTGAAGAACTTTCAATTAGGTGGATTAGGTTTTTTTACAGTAATTTTAAAAAAAACTAATGAACCTATTGGAACTTCAACAGCTTTACAAAGAGAAAAACCTGAATATATTGATATTGGTTATGGATTTTTACCTAAAGGAAGAGGAAAAGGTTACGCTACTGAAGCTACAAAATTGATTATTGAATATGTGCGTACTACTTTTAAACAAAAAAAAGTGTTTGCTTTTACAATGCAACATAATAAAGCTTCACAAAAATTATTAGAAAACCTCAACTTTACATATGTAGGTCTTCAAAATGTTTTTGATGATGGTGAAGATGCTGTTTATGAGTTTGAGTTTTGACATTTGTCATTCCCGAGAAATCGGGAATCCAAACTAATCATTCAAAATATTATCATACCAATCGCTTGCTAAATCTTTCCATTTAATATTCTCT from Lutibacter sp. Hel_I_33_5 carries:
- a CDS encoding DUF4407 domain-containing protein — encoded protein: MLKKFFLTCSGVDLDIIKNCANGEQNKYVGIGATVFFTAIMATIASSYALYTVFENIYTSIFFGLIWGLLIFNLDRFIVSTIRKNDSKWKEIVQALPRLILAIIIAIVISKPLEMKLFEKEINQVLLTEKNQMTLDNKTQIAQQFTPEIQNIQSEIAGLKSEITLKENETNVLYETYIAEAEGRKGTKLLGKGPVYKEKREKHDAALAELSQLKKENAEKIKEKEKAIVSLVENQKTVETKTQPIISNFDGLMARINALNKLPWLPSFFIFLLFLAIETSPIFAKLIAPKGEYDYKLEDKETALQTWVAQQVNQREEMLQADIDINKKIYSDIKTEEELFAYKQKMARDLMKLQADSFYKKQQKML
- a CDS encoding alkylphosphonate utilization protein, producing the protein MSLLEDLQKRSGNQCELCAATDNLSIYEVKPTLTGGGGVDGSLLACETCVTQINNPEETNANHWRCLNDSMWSEFRAVKVVAWRMLSRLRNEGWPKDLLDMMYLEDDDLRFAKESGDHLDESEKIIHRDANGAILQAGDSVVLIKDLKVKGSSMVAKQGTAVRRISLDHENAKYIEGKVGPTQIVIITDYVKKMAEKE
- a CDS encoding GNAT family N-acetyltransferase — encoded protein: MYLESERLIIRDAKVSDAAFYFQLFNDPDWIQFISDKNLKSVEETEVYLKDILLKNFQLGGLGFFTVILKKTNEPIGTSTALQREKPEYIDIGYGFLPKGRGKGYATEATKLIIEYVRTTFKQKKVFAFTMQHNKASQKLLENLNFTYVGLQNVFDDGEDAVYEFEF